The Paramisgurnus dabryanus chromosome 24, PD_genome_1.1, whole genome shotgun sequence genome contains the following window.
CGACGCAGAAGTCCAAGCTGTCTGATGGTTGTAATACAAGGTGGAGCAGTGATCCTATTGAGACTCAGCAGTTGAGAGGTGGAATATTTCAACATCATGCCGGACACTTGTGACATTAGCGCGTTGCTAAGCGCGGCCAATCCTCCGACAATTTCAGGCAGCCTAAGCACACCAGTCGGTAGAGACAGTAGTAACTTTATATTCCAAGACGTTGGCTCACAAACAGCGGGACAGAGATGATTTGCAGGCACTGGAAGCGATGACAGCAAGACGGCAGCAGACAGCAAACGGTAGGCAAGTTGCAAGACTTCTTTCAGAGGTTTAAAAAACTAGTCTAATAATCTTTTGAATTGGATCAAAAGATAAAAGTGCACACTATGTAAAaagttcatttaaaatatttaaaatgataaaatccGTGACGGAGAAGCGGCGAACAAACAGCGCCAGCGTCCTCTCCCCAGGTACAAGATACAACATCTGGTTAAGGAAACTAAAGTTTTAATCCAAGTGCACTAAACTGTAGTGCGCTTGGATTAaaactaacatttcatttataataatagattttatttataaagcgctTTTCATTCCAAGGAATCTCAAAGTGctacagttaaaaatatataccaCAATGCAAATAAAGTCTAACAATAAAGTGCTACAATTAAAAATTAGAACCACAATACAAGTAATAGAataatcaacttaaaaaagccTTTCTAAAAAGATACGTCTTCAGATCTGCTTTAAAAGAGTCCAGGCTCTGTACTGTTCTCAGTGAAATGGGGAGGTTGTTCCATAGCCGAGGCGCAGCTGAGCAGAAAGCTCTGTCACCCATGGTTCGGAGCCTAGTAGTGGGAGTTTGAAGAAGTTGGCACCCAGATGATCTGAGGGTACGAGTAGAGGATTTCACAGTGATAAGCTCTTGCAGATATAGTGGTGCTTGTCCGGTGATGCACTGATGTGTGAGCAGAAGAATTTTGTAATCGATCCGGGATGAAACAGGAAGCCAGTGGAGTGAGTATAGGATAGGGGTTATATGTTCATATTTACGGACTCTCATAAGGACTCTGGCAGCGCTGTTTTGAATGTATTGCAGCTTTTGGATGTTCCTGCCAGAAATCCCTGTGAGGAGTCCATCGCAGTAGTCCAGCCTTGAGGAGATAAAGGCATGGACAAGTTTCTCTGCATCCGGAAGGGTTAAAAGGGGACGGAGTTTTGAAATGTTACGAAGGTGATGAAAAGAAGTCTTACAGATGTATTTTACGTGGTCAGTAAATGTTAGTTGTGGATCAAACCTGACACCTAGGTTTGTAATCGTGGAGGAAAGGGTAATGATCTGGCCATCAAAAGTGAACTGGGATATAGGTGAAGAGCGGATTTGGTGTGAAGTACCAACAAGTAGTGCCTCTGTTTTACTGGGATTTAGCTGGAGGAAGTTGCTGTTCATCCATGACTTTATCTCCTCAAGGCACGTGGTGAGTCTTGACAAGGCTATGGAGGGACTTGGGGcagttttaatataaagttGCGTGTCGTCAGCGTAGCAGTGAAAGGACATTCCATGTCTGCTGATGACACGACCGAGGGGAAGCATGTATAGGATGAATAAGATGGGGCCAAGAACCGACCCCTGTGGAACACCACATGTGACAGGGAGCCGTCTGGACTTACATCCTCCCAGAATAACACTTTCAGTCCTGCCAGAAAGATAAGACTGGAACCACCGTAATGCTGTGCCCGATAATCCTGCGGTGTCTTGGAGGCGGCCCAGGAGGATGTTATGGTCTACGGTGTCAAAGGCCGCTGTTAGGTCGAGAAGAATAAGCAGTGATGGTGATCCTGAATCAGCTGCCATCAAAAGGTCATTTACCACCCGGAGTAAAGCTGTTTCAGTACTATGGCCTGAGCGGAAGCCTGATTGAAATGTCTCAAAAAGGTTGTTGTGTTTGAGATAGTTATTGAGCTGAGAGGCGGCTACCTTCTCCAGAACCTTTGACAGGAAGGTGAGGTTGGAGATtgagaatctgttagttgagatcatgaagaagcctctccatgtttgagatagcagtttttttatatttaaaagcgtacattttgcggttgaaatcggcttgtttttccggagattctagcaaTCAGCGGGGGGCgccattgtctgtgtgtatatttacatactgtataagcttgtgttttcgcctccgcccccaaaggaaACAGCGTggctactaaataaggatagttcgcccaaaaatgaaaataatgtcattaatgacttacccttatgtcattttaaactcggaagacctccgttcatttTCGGAAcacaattaaaaaatgttttaatgttagatttagtccgagagcttttgTCCCAACCactgaaaatctatgtatggtttccatgtccagaaagttaataaaaatatcatcaaagtagtccatgtgacatcagtgggtcagcttgaatgtgttgaagcatcgaaaatacattgtggtccaaaaatagcaagaattatgactttattcagcatggtCTTCTCTTTCGGTTCTGTTGTGAACCgtgtgaagtcacgtgactgtagtgacgcagctgacctgttcctcagacatgtttaagttttttttttttttacttattaaaaCAATTAATATAATGCTATAATAAGCATTgttgcatgaaaataaataatgtatcCACCCTAACAGTAAAGAGTTTACAAATTGTGATGTAATAAATAGCGGATAATATAACAATGTCCACCCCCAAAATGTATAGAAAGACTAAAGAGTGTGTATTTAAGTGTAAAATGGCAAAAAGGTTCAAACAGAATACTTAAGATCCCAGGTAAAAAAATACACTGAAATGTACTAAGTGTTTTGTAAAAGTTAAGCAATACAAATATACTAATAAAAGGTGTATGGTTCTACTTTTGTACTTCAATGCACCTAAAAAGTATACAATACCAGTAAATAGATTtctagtgtttttaaaaaaagtgtctcaaaatagcacagttaagtacacttagatgaagTACTTAAgtcaaattttttaaatattaactacAAAATAAGTGCACAAATTAGTACATtttgtaagtgtacttaaacttttttttttgtgcacttTTTTCTAGCATTTGTTAACTCTTTACGCCCTGGACCTCACTAATTGTCAAACCCCGGCTATGGCCATGGGTACAAGAAAGACTGGAAAAAGAAATATTTGTGGCTGAAATTCCTAAAGGTGTCCCCAGaacaggtttttttttctccgcCTGCCTTTAATAACACGCAAGTTCACCATCCTTCCACCCCCTTCTCGTTCTTTGAACTTCTGGAGTTGTGAGTTAAGACTTTTTAACTGTTCCGATGTTGTTGAGCAACTACAATTCCTGTTAATCCAataattgtatattataatttatttaaagtgaataaattgtaatgaaaaataaataaaattaaatagctAAAGTAAATCGTAAGTGAAAGTGCATCTGTCAattgaatgtttaaaatattatgaatctttatttaaaaaaggtaCACATTAGTTGGCCTATATTCATGAGCATACATCAGCAATTACGCATGTTTAGGGGAATAGGGCATTATTAATATACCATGTAAGGTGGTATGTGCTAGAAATGGGTAAACCACTATCAATTAAACTGCCCGCGGGGTGGGGGGAGTGTCCCTCATTGTCCCTCAGAAACATACCCCTTGTCCCCCCTTGGGCTTATTAGCAGGTGGTCACCCTAGGGAAGAGGCAGGGGGAGCAATTTAACTCcggttcggaccaggcaatcaAACCTAACATGaaatcttttttatatttgtactggTTCTTTTATTATTTGATTTGCTTTTGTTTGTACATGTTATTAATGAATTCTTTCTTAATGTTATAATGGACACAGTTTTTCTGGAATATCCCACATTATAAGCacaaagtttaataataataaataataagatAATATTTTTGAGCGATTCAGCACTGAATTTTGGGCACTGTGCAATAACATTCAGACATTTACTGTATAGGCTATGTGTGGATTAAATATCTAAATCCATAATGGTTTTACTGTATATtcaataaatattacaaaatgttataggtttgttaaaataatattttacgTGAAAAATTGCCAGCATGATATTTTTTTAGGGATCAGTGTAATCAATGGCCTTATACAGATGAACGCTACCAATGCTTAAATTAATTGTATAATGGCTTTTGagttttatactgtaaaaaCCATATGGGGATTTAATAAGACTGTCTGAATAAATTAGTAGGAACAATGAAAAAGTTGACTGTAGAATGTTAATTATAACTGCAGTAGGGATGGGTGATTTGGCAAAAAAATCAATCTAGATTTTTTTCAGATcatttgacagatttttttttaatagcaATACTGCAGTAGCATTCTCTTTCCaataacattattttataaGATACAAGATACAACATCTGGTTAAGGAAACTAAAGTTTTAATCCAAGTGCACTAAACTGTAGTGCGCTTGGATTAAAActaacatttaatttatttctgcatatatatttaaaaaagtgaacTATATAATTTTATACAATGTTGTTAACTATCCTTTAGTGACTAAAGGATAATTAACAACATTGAATAAAATGATATtattcacttttttaaaatatatatgcagaaatattgcattgtttagAAATATAATGGTAGCCTAAATCTGAAAACTAGACCTGAAACCTATGTTCAGccatttttataatgttttgttGAATTTGATTGTAGTACACAGTCATAATCTCGCGTTACATGTTAAACCAAACAATTCagctattattatttttaaactatTCAGAACATTCTCCTATGATTTGTGTACaattttattagatttttcattAATAATTTTGTCAATAATTAGGATAATGTATGCTATGATGGACTTCTTTTTACCATTCTTTAAAACGCAGGAGGAGATTGCGTGAGCCGTGAATGAGCACGGGAAAGAGCACGAACAGGGACGCACTCCCTATTACTTCTCCCACAGGGTACACAGAACAAAAGTGCATAAAATAATATAGCCTAATTGGTTTTGGAGTTCTGAAATTTTGCCTTGGTGGCTGCAGTTTCATTTTCAATGCAGTAAAAccctagcctggctccgccctcctacgtgcttccgcttattttcatttcgcttcagcacaacgtctgggactgctgcgtagatttttgttttctccggcaaaaatctgcaggtccacTCAGCGAACAGCTGGGAGTGTCTAAGAATGATGATGTTGAGGTCGTGCGCCAGACTGAGTGACATACGTCACGACCAAACATTAGCGATTGGTTAAGGCAGATtcagagtgactctgggcagatccaatagttttaaacttcaacagaggaccctccttaatgGAAGTAAcactttgcaatggagcgtggccagactctctgtacaaatgaaatgaatgtacgagagtctggttggaccaggctagtaAAACCCTGCTGTGTAATCAGATGATGTTTGTACTGTTTCACTTTAACaaacttccattcaaaatctcGATTCCTCAAATTAAAATGGCGTCAAACGTAAACTCCAAAAAAATCGGAAAAGTCATCCAGCCCTAAACTGCAGGTACTTTTAGTGTTCAAAacctttattatttttttttgctttaaattttttttattattctaataatttggaactcattgtcatggatCACAAGATGTTACAGGTAGGGCTGGGAACCAAGaactggttttattttatttttagggaACCAGAACTGCACGtaattcttaaaggaatagtctactcattttcaatattaaaatatgttattaccttaactaagaactgttgaatcatccctctatcatctgtgtgtgtgcacataagcgctggagcgcgttGCGacgcttcgatagcatttagcttagccccattcattcaatgctgccatttagagataaagttagaagtgaccaaacacatcaacgtttttcctatttaagacgagtagttatacgagcaagtttggtggtacaaaataaaacgtagcgcttttctaagcggatttaaaagaggaactatattgtatggcgtaatagcacttttgggagtacttcgactcgcctgaaaagtccgctccccttctcactctcataatgggagagggagggtgttactgcaccgagtcgaagtactcccaaaagtgctattccgccataaaatatagttactcttttaaatccgcttagaaaagcgctacgttttattttgtaccaccaaacttgctcgtataactacttgtcttaaataggaaaaacgttgatgtgtttggtcacttctaactttatctctaaatggcaccattgaatgaatggggctaagctaaatgctatcgaagcgtCGCAGcacgctccagcgcttacgtgcacgcacacagatgatagagggatgtatcaacaattcttagttaaggtaataacatattttaatatcgaaaatgagtagactattcctttaagttttgtTCTAAAAGTGGTTCCAATGCGATGCACGGGCAAAGCGCTGGGAGCGTTCACTTTAAATAGCCATGTCTTACCTAATGAATATTAATTACATTGAGCCACTCTTTACAGTCATGCAACCAAATGAACGCAGCTTACCAAAAAACACTTGCGCTGCTGTGCTAAGCTTTGTATACTTGTTTAGTGTTAAACATGTCTAAAAGAAAGTCAAAAGTGTTGATTTTATGGCTGATAACGGTACATTGGGGGTGGAACAATGAGGCAAGATATTCTGTCTTGGTCAaggttgtaaaaatatataactgCAAAAAGGTTCCTCCCATGAACTGTGTGTTGTTTCATGGATGAAAGTGATACAATAAACAAGCACATAGGCGCCGATCCCGTGGATGCTCCGATGCTCAACTCGAGCACCCATCGAAATGGCCAATATGCTCAATTTCTTAAAACAGGCACATTtgttaagaaatgtatatctgatcctcttttacattttttatatttcaaaatatatgtttgcaTTATATGTAAGCCCATATGCATCAATGcacacatgcacatacaaaacaTTATATCCTGCAAAGGCATGCTGTACAAGTAGTATGACAAAACACTTGCTCCAGCATATATAAATCTTAAATTATGCAGTGTTTTTGAATGTTTGAGAACTACTGCTCCTAACATGTCTACTTCACCAGGTAGGATCTTCTTCAACAGGAATAAATTATATAGTGACTGAAAATATTAATtcactttacatttaaaatattttgatcgtgattaataaacacaaatggaattgttttagtattgtgcattatttttcatatttcttTTATTATATGCAATCGGAACTTGGAATCGTTAGGCAGAACTGGAATCAAATCAGAAAATTTCTTACAAAACCCAACTCTAGTTGCAGGCCataacattatcaaatattctGTTATAAGTGTCTTATATATGTAAAAATCATGATTTCCTGCTGTCTGAATTAGTCAGTGTTATCACTGTTACTGTTAAATGATCATAACATAAATGATCTTACCGGTTTATTTGCTGCTCTTTTACAGAATGTTGGATCTGCATAAGTGATTTCTGTTCCTCTGTTTTGAACTGTTTCAGGaacaataataaacacatttgaatAAAACAATCAACTTGTAACAATTCAACATATTTTTCTTGACAAAAAGTgttaataaaagtgtattatattATGTCATTATGTGCTATAATAGCTATTAGTGTACAGGTGTATTAGTACAAATTGACATTTACCCTGTTgctgtttgtttttgtgtttccTGTAGATCCAGAAGATCAGAACTGAAGCTATCATCAGACATCCAACAGCAACACAACATATGATAATCAAGGTAAGATCTGTAATCAATAATAACAGACATTACTGTAACTGAATCTGTTGGACTGACCTCAGATAAGTCATCTGGCAGTCTATTCTTAGATCTGCTCAGTAAATAAACACAATCATCACCTGTCACTCACCTGAACACGTCTGACAGAGATGAGTGATGTTGAGATGTTGAGTCTGATTACTGATGGGATTGTTCACCACACAGCTGTAAGAATCATCCAGACACTTCAGATGAAGAGAGATGCTGCTGATGTTGAGATCAGACACACTGATGGTGGACAATAAACTGTTTCCTTTGTACCAGGACAGACTCACTTCTCTCACATTCAACACTGAACACACAAAGACACATGATGATGTTTCGGATGATGAAGAGTTTTGTGTGGTAATGACAGGAATGGGCAGATGAGCTGGAAAACATTTGATAATAAAAACCAAAAGAGTTTATTATCAATATAAAACAAGAGACACCACTGAGATGAATTACTGTATGATAGTTAATATCTCAACTAAAGCAATAAGCCATAAGAAGGGATTTGAGGTTTACAGTGAATATTAAATAGTAAAGGGTTGTTAAGCACGACCCACAGCTGCTTCACAGAGATTATTGAttttgtaatatgttttttatatagcTGACAATGATTTATTAAAGCACACAGCAAGAACATGTAAAGACATTGATAAAGATATTATTAAACACAGAAGTGTAGTTTATCAGCATCAAAATGATTGAAAAacaacagacagacacagtGATGCAGTAATAAAACAGATGTCATGAAACCCTTAAAGTCATTTACAACAATCACCAATCATAATCTATAATATCACTATAtactaaaatatataatatagacAAAGCAAACCGTAAATCTTTACTCACCATAGACAATAACATTGAATTGGTTTGTTAAGGCATTTGGTCTGCCGCTGATGGTCAGTTGATAAAGTCcagtgtgttgtgttgtgatgtttgtgatggtgagatctccagtctgatCATTTAACTGCAGTCTGTCTCTGAATCTGCCACCAAAATCATCAGTataagtttttgtagttttagcTGCTTTATTAATTTTAGCGATGATAGTCCCTTGATGTCCAAAACTCCAGCTGATCACATCTTGACTCTTTATTTCAGTATCAGCGTTTAAAGTAAGAGAATCTCCCTCCATCACTGACACTTCAtcaccaaacacacctgaacacacaaacacattcactGTCACACCAAAGTTCATCAAAGTCtttgaattaagtttatttgatattttacatctttaacaGAAGCACAAAGACAAATTTGGAAAGAGATTTGGAAGAAtatgtttctttaaatataaaaaatgacaaaaaagaaaaaagacctCTGAATTAATAAAACAGCTTCAAATATTTTATGAGTTTAGTTTGGTAAATATACATTcgatataaatatacatatatgtataaaaacaaaAGAATCGTGATATTTCCATTCAGATCATGAATCTCAAACTTTTAAGTTCGTTTGACTTTCACACAAATCTTAATAGAGAAAAACctacaaatataaacaaatgaagCTTCTTATATGAACTTTAAATCCATAAACATTTAACAGAGTACTAAAAGAAATAATATCTGATGAATATTTAGATCATGTGAGATCAAAGACATGAATTCATGATAATatctcaaataaataaaagctcaATAAAACATCATAACTCTGTACTAACATctgtaataaaacattaaaacatattAATAACTTACCAACCAAAGAAGTGAagcagaaagagagaaaaaccaacatgagaaacattttcttCAACAGTTCAAATGTctgaaataaaaacacaataccGATCTGACAGTGTTGTGATGTAAAGTCAGGTATAGAAAACTCTGTTAATATTGTTTATGATGGTAAAATGATGTGTCGCTGACTCTCATCAGATGAATTCAAGCTCTCTTAAACCCctcccttaaaaaaaatctgtcctCAAAACTCAAGacaagtttatttatgtatCATATTATATACATGCTAATTCACAGCGCTTCATATAAGgagaaagaaaaacacaaaacaacttgaatttacatcacaACACTGTTAGATTGTTGTTGTGTTGTTATTTCAGACATCTGAAAATGATTTTcatgtttgtttttctctctttctgctTCACTTCTCTGGTTGGTAagttataaatgtgtttttaatgatttattacagCTAGTTAGTATAGGGTTATGATGTTTTATTTTCCTTTAATTCTCATATTAAATCTGAGATATGATGATGAAATCCAGATCAGATTTATGGCTTTGATCTCTCATAATC
Protein-coding sequences here:
- the LOC135748073 gene encoding SLAM family member 9-like; its protein translation is MNFGVTVNVFVCSGVFGDEVSVMEGDSLTLNADTEIKSQDVISWSFGHQGTIIAKINKAAKTTKTYTDDFGGRFRDRLQLNDQTGDLTITNITTQHTGLYQLTISGRPNALTNQFNVIVYAHLPIPVITTQNSSSSETSSCVFVCSVLNVREVSLSWYKGNSLLSTISVSDLNISSISLHLKCLDDSYSCVVNNPISNQTQHLNITHLCQTCSDLTLIIICCVAVGCLMIASVLIFWIYRKHKNKQQQVQNRGTEITYADPTFCKRAANKPGSEDDVVYAGVKRK